One genomic segment of Corynebacterium durum includes these proteins:
- the hflX gene encoding GTPase HflX — protein sequence MTNKHHDKLLAAAFADHQDNLSHAEPLETATSAAPHSSAAPTTGELDLEARSSLRRLTRGTNIHSTEQSDGYDVEYRKLRLEKVVLVGVWTEGTTAEIDASMAELAALAETAGSEVTEMLYQKRDRPDPGTYIGSGKVQELKDIVAATGSDTVICDGELSPGQMIALEKALDVKVIDRTMLILDIFAQHAKSKEGKAQVSLAQMEYLITRVRGWGGALSRQAGGRAGSNGGVGLRGPGETKIEADRRRLRSEMAKLRKELSGMKTAREVKRSQRRASTIPQIAIAGYTNAGKSSLINAMTGAGVLVEDALFATLDPTTRRAELADGRAVVFTDTVGFVRHLPTQLVESFRSTLEEVVEADLVLHVVDGSDPFPLKQIEAVNSVITEIVQEQKVQAPPEIIVVNKIDQADPLTLAELRHVLDDVVFVSARTGEGIAELEARVELFLNSLDDHVTVLIPFTHGGVVARIHELGTVLKEDYTAEGTRIDVRLPHSVATELQDFIVETS from the coding sequence CCATCAGGATAATCTGAGCCACGCCGAGCCTCTTGAGACTGCCACCAGTGCTGCGCCACATAGCAGTGCGGCACCTACAACAGGTGAGCTCGACCTTGAGGCTCGTTCAAGCCTGCGTCGCCTCACACGTGGAACGAATATCCACAGCACCGAACAATCCGACGGTTACGACGTTGAATACCGTAAGCTCCGCCTGGAAAAAGTGGTGCTCGTCGGCGTCTGGACAGAAGGCACCACCGCTGAAATTGATGCCAGCATGGCGGAACTTGCCGCACTGGCGGAAACCGCAGGATCGGAAGTAACCGAAATGCTGTACCAAAAGCGTGATCGGCCCGACCCAGGCACCTACATTGGTTCCGGGAAAGTGCAGGAACTAAAAGACATCGTGGCAGCCACGGGTTCAGACACCGTCATTTGCGACGGTGAGCTTAGCCCCGGACAAATGATTGCGCTGGAAAAAGCCCTTGACGTGAAAGTCATTGACCGCACCATGCTCATCCTTGATATTTTCGCCCAACACGCGAAATCGAAGGAAGGCAAAGCACAGGTGTCTCTGGCGCAAATGGAGTACCTGATCACCCGCGTGCGTGGTTGGGGCGGTGCGCTTTCCCGCCAGGCAGGCGGGCGCGCCGGGTCTAACGGCGGTGTTGGTTTGCGTGGTCCAGGTGAGACAAAGATTGAAGCGGATCGCCGTAGGCTGCGTTCTGAGATGGCGAAGTTGCGGAAAGAACTCTCGGGAATGAAAACCGCGCGCGAGGTGAAACGGTCGCAGCGCAGGGCGTCGACAATTCCCCAGATTGCCATCGCCGGGTACACCAATGCCGGGAAATCTTCGCTGATTAATGCGATGACGGGCGCGGGTGTGCTGGTGGAGGATGCGCTTTTTGCCACTCTTGATCCGACGACTCGCCGCGCGGAACTAGCGGACGGGCGTGCAGTAGTGTTTACGGATACCGTTGGTTTTGTCCGTCACTTGCCCACACAGCTGGTGGAATCGTTCCGTTCTACTTTGGAGGAAGTCGTTGAGGCGGACCTGGTGTTGCATGTAGTTGACGGCTCCGATCCGTTCCCGCTGAAACAAATTGAGGCCGTGAACTCGGTGATTACCGAGATTGTGCAGGAGCAGAAGGTTCAGGCCCCACCAGAGATTATTGTGGTGAACAAGATTGATCAGGCGGACCCACTGACGTTGGCGGAGCTGCGGCATGTGCTTGATGACGTCGTGTTCGTCTCCGCACGCACAGGGGAGGGTATCGCTGAGCTTGAGGCCCGGGTAGAGCTGTTTCTCAACTCTTTAGACGATCACGTTACGGTGCTCATTCCTTTCACACACGGCGGCGTGGTGGCACGGATTCACGAGCTAGGAACTGTGCTGAAGGAGGATTACACCGCCGAAGGCACGCGTATCGACGTCCGTCTGCCCCACTCAGTAGCCACAGAACTTCAGGATTTCATTGTCGAAACTTCCTAG